A section of the Ruania halotolerans genome encodes:
- a CDS encoding ABC transporter substrate-binding protein: MNSKKSIGALALLTAGAFALTACQQGSSSGGGGGGSEDGAVTLQFQSLSDQPATQEAVSSAVEQWNSDNPDVQVEIIQAGWDGAYDKLITQFTGGTAPDIVHFDGASIVSFAQDGYLADLSGGLSEERIADVPQGIWDAVTVNEEIIAYPSTLQSYIAFANVDLLEEAGVEVPTGETMTWDELAEIAEATTTDDVYGIGWGLGSPAATVMTLAPGFGGDFFSGTGEDVQIEVGDAELEVPERIHEMAYEDESLDPVSLTQSGSDVLASFYGGTVAMTVQGSFQATNIANDAPEGFNWVALPPLEGSEGALQAVNPQTYSVNIDSEHVDEATAFLDFFASGETMAAIAQADALIPASESARAVVAEETGGEDGWDQILASADGMVGAPFLQADGYAEWKETTLNPALQQYLGDQIDSEQLAQQLTDGWG; this comes from the coding sequence ATGAACAGCAAGAAGAGCATCGGCGCTCTCGCGCTGCTGACGGCAGGCGCATTCGCCCTGACCGCCTGCCAGCAAGGCAGCTCCAGCGGCGGCGGTGGTGGCGGCTCCGAGGACGGTGCCGTGACGCTGCAGTTCCAGTCCCTGTCCGACCAGCCCGCCACCCAGGAAGCGGTCAGCTCAGCGGTGGAACAGTGGAACTCGGACAACCCGGACGTGCAGGTGGAGATCATCCAGGCCGGATGGGACGGCGCCTACGACAAGCTGATCACCCAGTTCACCGGCGGCACCGCACCGGACATCGTGCACTTCGACGGCGCCTCGATCGTCTCCTTCGCGCAGGACGGCTACCTCGCCGACCTCTCCGGCGGGCTGAGCGAGGAGCGGATCGCGGATGTGCCGCAGGGCATCTGGGACGCGGTGACCGTGAACGAGGAGATCATCGCCTACCCCTCGACCCTGCAGTCCTACATCGCCTTCGCGAACGTCGACCTGCTCGAAGAGGCCGGCGTGGAGGTCCCCACCGGGGAGACGATGACCTGGGACGAGCTGGCCGAGATTGCCGAGGCCACCACCACCGATGACGTCTACGGCATCGGCTGGGGTCTCGGTTCCCCGGCTGCGACCGTGATGACCCTCGCGCCCGGGTTCGGGGGTGACTTCTTCTCCGGTACCGGTGAGGATGTGCAGATCGAGGTCGGCGACGCCGAGCTCGAGGTGCCCGAGCGGATCCACGAGATGGCGTACGAGGACGAGTCGCTGGACCCGGTGAGCCTGACCCAGTCCGGTTCGGACGTGCTGGCCTCCTTCTACGGTGGCACCGTGGCGATGACCGTGCAGGGCTCCTTCCAGGCCACGAACATCGCCAATGACGCCCCCGAGGGCTTCAACTGGGTGGCGCTGCCGCCGCTGGAAGGCTCCGAGGGTGCGCTGCAGGCTGTGAACCCGCAGACCTACTCGGTCAACATCGACTCCGAGCACGTGGACGAGGCGACGGCATTCCTGGACTTCTTCGCCTCGGGGGAGACCATGGCCGCGATCGCCCAGGCCGATGCGCTGATCCCGGCCTCGGAGTCGGCTCGTGCGGTGGTTGCTGAGGAGACCGGTGGTGAGGACGGCTGGGATCAGATCCTGGCCTCCGCCGATGGCATGGTCGGCGCCCCGTTCCTGCAGGCCGACGGGTACGCGGAGTGGAAGGAAACCACCCTGAACCCGGCACTGCAGCAGTACCTGGGCGACCAGATCGACTCCGAGCAGCTCGCACAGCAGCTCACCGACGGCTGGGGCTGA
- a CDS encoding ADP-ribosylglycohydrolase family protein, with product MSWLEDRVAGVLAGAAVGDALGGATEGWTPEQIEERHGGRVTGIVGPFLPDWRTARPIAPYHKGDGHVTDDTLMTHALIEVYATHHTHLDAYHMASDLVPLMLGERRWVPELEDEALILQRVFLAEKHLVAKLHYGHVDPREAGVGNIVNCGATMYMAPVGLVNAGDPAGAYAEAIDLAGAHQVSYGREAAGVFAAAVAAALVPGTTAERAVDEARRLAHDGTRAAIDAVLEAVAAFQAAGGLAAHDERELNRVLRAAVAPFDTVGEEYRKPAMDARLPSRTKSIEELPVALGLVVAHDGDARGAVLDAVNYGRDADSIATMAGAICGALAGRDAIPAEWVDEVTRASKLDLDTVITSMHASVRAIAADDARRARQRTEALNAMLEESA from the coding sequence GTGAGTTGGCTGGAAGACCGAGTGGCAGGCGTACTCGCCGGAGCCGCCGTCGGTGATGCGCTCGGCGGAGCCACCGAGGGCTGGACCCCCGAGCAGATCGAGGAGCGCCACGGCGGCAGGGTCACCGGCATCGTCGGCCCGTTCCTGCCCGATTGGCGCACCGCACGCCCGATTGCGCCCTATCACAAGGGCGATGGGCACGTCACCGATGACACCTTGATGACGCACGCGCTGATCGAGGTGTACGCCACTCACCACACCCACCTGGACGCCTATCACATGGCCTCCGATCTGGTGCCGCTGATGCTCGGCGAGCGCCGCTGGGTGCCCGAGCTGGAGGATGAGGCGCTCATCCTGCAGCGGGTCTTCCTCGCTGAGAAGCACCTGGTGGCCAAGCTGCATTACGGCCACGTCGACCCGCGCGAGGCCGGGGTGGGCAACATCGTCAACTGCGGCGCCACCATGTACATGGCCCCGGTGGGGCTCGTGAACGCCGGCGATCCGGCCGGCGCTTATGCCGAGGCGATCGATTTGGCCGGGGCGCATCAGGTCTCTTATGGCCGGGAGGCCGCGGGCGTGTTCGCCGCCGCCGTCGCGGCCGCACTGGTTCCCGGCACGACGGCGGAGCGTGCCGTGGACGAGGCCCGTCGCCTTGCCCATGACGGCACCCGGGCCGCGATCGACGCGGTGCTCGAGGCCGTCGCCGCGTTCCAGGCCGCCGGGGGACTGGCCGCACACGACGAACGTGAGCTGAACCGGGTGCTGCGCGCCGCAGTGGCCCCGTTCGACACCGTGGGCGAGGAGTACCGCAAGCCGGCGATGGACGCCCGGCTACCCTCCCGCACGAAGTCGATCGAGGAACTGCCGGTCGCGCTCGGCCTCGTGGTCGCGCACGACGGGGACGCGCGCGGAGCGGTGCTTGATGCGGTGAACTACGGCCGCGACGCCGATTCGATCGCCACCATGGCCGGCGCCATCTGTGGTGCGCTCGCCGGCCGGGACGCGATCCCCGCCGAGTGGGTGGACGAGGTGACCCGGGCGAGCAAACTGGACCTGGACACCGTGATCACCTCGATGCACGCCAGCGTGCGTGCCATCGCCGCCGACGACGCCCGCCGGGCCCGGCAGCGCACCGAGGCCCTGAACGCCATGCTGGAGGAATCTGCGTGA
- a CDS encoding ADP-ribosylglycohydrolase family protein: MRLTWAQPEDLVAHELVALAEQGADSAALESVARRWEAAGGSLQPERSGASAEAADPQLRLIARQVLAQLAELDTTDPAEPDDWADIAAQITGEIEGTPAAGERASFDRVAGAWWGRSVGCLLGKPVEKIPREGIEEIARATGNWPIRSYFTARGLPEDVAARWPWNRRSAPTSLVENIDGMPEDDDLNFPLLALDLLETHGDGLTTSDVAQSWLANLPGGRVFTAERAAYRNLLDARAITETGACETATHLNPFREWIGALIRADVYGWAHPGDVYAAARLAWVDARLSHTRNGIYGAMWAAALCSASLVSTSVDEVLDAAESVLPPASRLLEAVRSGRAAGEDLREGRIDDEEALDALQAQYGHLHWVHTLNNAALIAMAVAASGTAPSPAAGTGPAPTGGEVAVDDRPITDVNFTRGITLAVAAGWDTDSAGATVGSVLGALTGKSGLDPAWTDPLHGRLHTSLPGPQTHELDELASRTHTLSDRMMTS; the protein is encoded by the coding sequence GTGAGACTCACCTGGGCCCAGCCCGAGGACCTCGTCGCCCATGAGCTGGTGGCGCTGGCCGAACAGGGCGCCGACTCTGCGGCGCTCGAATCGGTGGCCCGCCGGTGGGAGGCTGCTGGTGGGTCGCTGCAGCCGGAGCGCTCCGGGGCGAGCGCCGAGGCGGCGGACCCCCAGCTGCGGCTGATCGCCCGCCAGGTGCTCGCCCAGCTGGCCGAGCTGGACACCACCGACCCGGCCGAACCTGATGACTGGGCGGACATCGCTGCTCAGATCACCGGGGAGATCGAAGGTACGCCCGCCGCAGGGGAGCGGGCGAGTTTCGATCGGGTGGCCGGTGCCTGGTGGGGCCGCTCCGTCGGCTGCCTGCTCGGCAAGCCGGTGGAGAAGATCCCCCGCGAGGGGATCGAGGAGATCGCGCGCGCGACCGGCAACTGGCCGATCCGCAGCTACTTCACCGCCCGCGGTCTGCCGGAGGACGTGGCGGCCCGGTGGCCGTGGAACCGCCGCTCGGCGCCCACCTCGCTGGTGGAGAACATCGACGGCATGCCCGAGGACGACGACCTCAACTTCCCGCTGCTGGCTCTGGACCTGCTGGAGACCCACGGGGACGGGCTGACGACGAGTGACGTCGCGCAGTCCTGGCTGGCGAACCTGCCCGGCGGGCGCGTGTTCACCGCCGAGCGGGCCGCCTACCGCAACCTCCTCGACGCCCGCGCGATCACCGAGACCGGGGCGTGCGAGACCGCCACGCATCTGAACCCGTTCCGGGAATGGATCGGCGCCCTCATCCGGGCCGACGTCTACGGCTGGGCCCACCCCGGCGACGTCTACGCCGCCGCCCGGCTCGCCTGGGTGGATGCCCGCCTGAGCCACACCCGCAACGGCATCTACGGCGCCATGTGGGCCGCCGCCCTGTGCTCGGCCTCCCTGGTGAGCACGAGCGTGGACGAGGTGCTGGATGCAGCCGAATCCGTGCTGCCCCCGGCCTCCCGGCTGCTCGAGGCCGTCCGCTCCGGCCGTGCGGCAGGTGAGGACCTGCGCGAGGGCCGCATCGACGACGAGGAAGCACTCGACGCCCTGCAGGCCCAGTACGGTCACCTGCACTGGGTGCACACGCTGAACAACGCGGCCCTGATCGCCATGGCCGTGGCTGCCTCGGGCACCGCTCCCAGTCCCGCCGCCGGCACCGGCCCCGCACCCACCGGGGGTGAGGTTGCCGTCGATGATCGGCCCATCACCGACGTCAACTTCACCCGCGGCATCACCCTCGCCGTAGCCGCCGGCTGGGACACCGACTCCGCCGGCGCCACCGTCGGCTCCGTCCTCGGCGCCCTGACTGGCAAGTCCGGTCTCGACCCTGCCTGGACCGATCCCCTGCACGGCCGCCTGCACACCTCCCTGCCCGGCCCGCAGACCCATGAGCTGGACGAGCTCGCCTCCCGCACCCACACGCTGTCTGATCGGATGATGACCTCATGA
- a CDS encoding SUMF1/EgtB/PvdO family nonheme iron enzyme produces the protein MSGGFDPLVPRPLDLPTEVPLTGDLTSGEVAEALDEAKILAAPGTQTDPPDQATLDAWRKQLHAWRSGALARYGTPTRYDASEAQWANRCFTVAQTWLWDELFFDFERQAFTPERFLADAQERFGGLDGVVLWHAYPIIGIDERNQWDFYRIPGLAEAAATLHEHGVAVFVDYNPWDTGTRRTGNTDAEDLATVVRHLNADGVFLDTLKKADPEFVAAMEAARPGIGLEGESKLVTERVADHALSWAQWFADSEIPGVLRARWFERRHMQHHIRRWNRDHAAELRSAWLNGVGVMVWEVVFGVWVGWNDRDAATLRRMLPVQRAMHRWLTDGEWTPLAVCEPPVFASTFELDGVTLYTLVNTSDEDVTYASGPGTWVTFDGPLQHGEAEVIVPAQGVAALVHLSEGAALPAEVADVHFEPPVRDSSFPHRCAVRLSAPSWTGPTAEPATVSALRADVVEVPAGEHVLTVRHRQRETGMYDGAPYVEEWKPLPPRLHDQRTLERVVQIPDGVRVASWEVSAAEYAQFLKAIGEAPDSDVDPAADHPATGATFARAREFAAWAGGRLPTEDEWQLAATRYGFERRTPAVWNWTESEHSDGRTRFVMLKGGAEHKSEGSDWYVDGGVQSPEFALKFLLPGLGVDASPSIGFRVCWDAAEREQH, from the coding sequence ATGAGCGGCGGCTTCGACCCCCTCGTCCCACGCCCCCTCGACCTCCCCACCGAGGTCCCGCTGACCGGCGACCTCACAAGTGGCGAAGTTGCCGAGGCGCTGGATGAGGCGAAGATCCTCGCCGCCCCCGGCACCCAGACCGACCCGCCCGACCAGGCCACCCTGGACGCTTGGCGCAAGCAGCTCCACGCCTGGCGCTCCGGCGCTCTCGCCCGGTACGGCACGCCCACCCGCTATGACGCCTCGGAAGCCCAGTGGGCCAACCGCTGCTTCACCGTGGCGCAGACCTGGCTGTGGGATGAGTTGTTCTTCGACTTCGAGCGTCAGGCCTTCACCCCGGAGCGGTTCCTCGCCGACGCCCAGGAACGCTTCGGCGGCCTCGACGGCGTCGTGCTCTGGCACGCCTACCCGATCATCGGCATCGACGAGCGCAACCAATGGGACTTCTATCGGATACCGGGCCTGGCCGAGGCCGCCGCCACCCTGCATGAGCACGGGGTCGCGGTGTTCGTCGACTACAACCCGTGGGATACCGGCACCCGCCGCACCGGCAACACCGACGCCGAAGATCTCGCCACCGTGGTCCGCCACCTGAACGCCGACGGCGTCTTCCTCGACACCCTGAAGAAGGCCGACCCGGAGTTCGTGGCCGCGATGGAGGCGGCGCGCCCGGGCATCGGCCTGGAGGGGGAGTCGAAGCTGGTGACCGAGCGGGTCGCCGACCACGCACTCTCCTGGGCGCAGTGGTTCGCCGACTCCGAGATCCCTGGGGTGCTGCGGGCGCGGTGGTTCGAGCGCCGGCACATGCAGCACCACATCCGCCGCTGGAACCGCGACCATGCCGCCGAGCTGCGCTCTGCCTGGCTGAACGGCGTCGGCGTGATGGTCTGGGAGGTCGTCTTCGGCGTCTGGGTGGGCTGGAACGACCGCGACGCCGCCACCCTGCGCCGGATGCTCCCCGTGCAACGCGCCATGCACCGCTGGCTCACCGACGGCGAGTGGACCCCGTTGGCCGTGTGCGAGCCGCCCGTGTTCGCCTCGACGTTCGAGCTCGACGGCGTCACCCTCTACACGTTGGTCAACACCAGCGACGAGGACGTCACCTACGCTTCCGGCCCCGGCACGTGGGTCACCTTCGACGGCCCGCTCCAGCACGGGGAGGCCGAGGTGATCGTGCCCGCCCAGGGCGTGGCAGCGCTGGTTCATCTCTCCGAGGGCGCAGCACTACCCGCCGAGGTCGCTGATGTTCACTTTGAGCCGCCCGTTCGCGACTCCTCGTTCCCGCACCGGTGCGCGGTGCGGCTCAGCGCACCTTCCTGGACCGGCCCGACGGCGGAGCCCGCCACCGTGTCGGCGTTGCGTGCCGATGTAGTCGAGGTCCCCGCCGGCGAGCACGTCCTCACCGTCCGGCACCGCCAGCGCGAGACCGGCATGTATGACGGCGCCCCGTACGTGGAGGAGTGGAAGCCCCTCCCGCCGCGCCTGCACGACCAGCGCACGCTCGAGCGCGTAGTGCAGATTCCCGACGGCGTCCGGGTAGCCTCCTGGGAGGTCTCGGCCGCCGAGTACGCCCAGTTCCTCAAGGCCATCGGCGAGGCACCGGACTCCGACGTCGATCCGGCTGCTGACCATCCGGCGACGGGCGCTACCTTCGCCCGTGCCCGCGAGTTCGCCGCCTGGGCCGGTGGCCGATTGCCTACCGAGGACGAGTGGCAGTTGGCTGCGACTCGGTACGGGTTCGAGCGCCGCACCCCTGCAGTGTGGAACTGGACCGAGTCGGAGCACTCGGATGGGCGCACCCGGTTCGTGATGCTCAAGGGCGGCGCCGAGCACAAGAGTGAAGGCTCGGACTGGTACGTCGATGGGGGAGTGCAGTCCCCGGAGTTCGCGCTGAAGTTCCTGTTGCCCGGGCTGGGCGTGGACGCCTCGCCATCGATCGGGTTCCGAGTCTGTTGGGACGCTGCCGAAAGGGAGCAACACTGA
- a CDS encoding CaiB/BaiF CoA transferase family protein produces MSTPLDDLLVVDASTLFAGPMAAMHLGDMGARVIKVEHPQRPDPSRGHGPSKDGENLWWKTLGRNKETVTLDLHTPGGVEAFLRLAERADVVIENFRPGTLEKWGLGYEQLSAKNPGLVLARVTGFGQKGPYRSRPGFGTLAEAMSGFAAMTGEPDGPPTLPPFGLADGIASLTTAYAVMTALHHRARIGTGQELDIAIIEPILAMLGPQITRWDQLGTVQPRTGNRSANNAPRNAYLTADAKWVAVSTSAQSIAERVMELVGRPELTCEDWFATGAGRAHHADELDEAVGAWIAERSRDEVVAEFERVHAAVAPIYDAGDIMADPHFQELGTIYGIEDPVLGEMKMQGPIFRMSDAESRIAWTGRTPGADTEALLGELGFSAREIADMREEGAC; encoded by the coding sequence ATGAGTACTCCGCTCGATGACCTGTTGGTAGTGGATGCGTCCACGCTGTTCGCCGGCCCGATGGCGGCGATGCACCTGGGCGACATGGGCGCCCGGGTGATCAAGGTGGAGCACCCGCAGCGCCCGGACCCCTCGCGTGGGCACGGCCCGTCGAAGGACGGGGAGAACCTGTGGTGGAAGACTCTCGGTCGCAACAAGGAGACCGTCACACTAGACCTGCACACCCCCGGTGGCGTGGAGGCGTTCCTGCGCCTGGCCGAGCGGGCGGATGTGGTGATCGAGAACTTCCGCCCTGGCACCCTGGAGAAGTGGGGGCTCGGGTACGAACAGCTGTCGGCGAAGAACCCGGGGCTCGTGCTGGCACGAGTGACCGGCTTCGGGCAGAAGGGCCCGTACCGCTCACGCCCAGGCTTCGGCACCCTCGCGGAGGCGATGAGCGGCTTCGCCGCGATGACCGGCGAACCCGACGGCCCGCCCACGCTGCCGCCGTTCGGCCTGGCCGACGGGATCGCGTCCTTGACCACGGCGTATGCGGTGATGACCGCGCTGCACCACCGAGCCCGCATCGGTACGGGGCAGGAGTTGGATATCGCGATCATCGAGCCGATCCTGGCGATGCTCGGTCCGCAGATCACCCGCTGGGACCAGTTGGGCACGGTGCAGCCGCGCACGGGGAATCGGTCGGCGAACAACGCCCCGCGCAACGCCTACCTGACGGCGGACGCGAAGTGGGTGGCGGTGAGTACGAGTGCGCAGTCGATCGCCGAGCGGGTGATGGAACTGGTCGGCCGGCCCGAGCTGACGTGCGAGGACTGGTTCGCCACCGGCGCCGGGCGTGCACACCATGCCGATGAGCTGGACGAAGCGGTGGGGGCGTGGATCGCAGAGCGCTCCCGCGATGAGGTGGTGGCCGAGTTCGAACGGGTGCACGCCGCGGTCGCGCCGATCTACGACGCCGGCGACATCATGGCCGACCCCCACTTCCAAGAGCTCGGCACCATTTACGGCATCGAGGACCCGGTGCTCGGTGAGATGAAGATGCAGGGCCCGATCTTCCGGATGTCCGATGCGGAGTCGCGGATCGCTTGGACCGGCCGCACGCCGGGCGCGGATACCGAAGCTCTGCTGGGGGAGTTGGGCTTCTCCGCGCGGGAGATCGCGGATATGCGGGAGGAGGGCGCATGCTGA
- a CDS encoding HpcH/HpaI aldolase/citrate lyase family protein, translated as MLTSLYVPGDRPDRVTKALASGADCVIVDLEDAVAPSHKQLARESLAKALGGELPVPVQVRVNACGSAWYEDDLAALGESNPAIGVRLPKVNGPDDVAAVQDALPARDVHALIETAIGVERSFEIANAGVASVTLGEADLRAELGLAAGEPGEPGLAWVRSRLVVAAAAAGLPAPQMSVWADVKDMDGLARSCATGKALGFVGRSAIHPAQLPVIRDAFRPTEAELARAREIVDRVGSAEADRAGTVVLEDGSFLDAAMLRGALRVHGSTGRG; from the coding sequence ATGCTGACCTCGCTCTACGTCCCCGGGGACCGCCCCGACCGGGTGACCAAGGCACTCGCGTCCGGGGCGGACTGCGTGATCGTGGACCTCGAGGACGCGGTAGCACCCTCACACAAGCAACTCGCGCGGGAGTCGTTGGCCAAAGCCTTAGGCGGCGAGTTGCCCGTACCCGTTCAGGTGCGCGTGAACGCGTGCGGCTCGGCATGGTACGAAGACGACCTGGCGGCGCTGGGGGAGTCAAACCCAGCTATTGGTGTTCGCCTGCCGAAGGTCAACGGCCCCGACGACGTCGCTGCCGTGCAGGACGCCCTGCCCGCTCGAGACGTGCACGCGTTGATCGAGACAGCCATCGGCGTAGAGCGATCCTTCGAGATCGCCAACGCCGGCGTGGCATCGGTGACCCTCGGCGAGGCCGACCTGCGCGCTGAGCTGGGTCTCGCCGCTGGCGAGCCGGGGGAGCCGGGCCTCGCATGGGTGCGCTCCCGGCTGGTCGTGGCCGCTGCAGCCGCCGGACTGCCGGCCCCACAAATGAGCGTGTGGGCCGACGTGAAAGACATGGACGGCCTTGCGAGGAGTTGCGCCACCGGCAAGGCGCTGGGATTCGTGGGGCGCTCGGCGATTCACCCGGCACAGCTCCCGGTGATCCGTGACGCCTTCCGGCCCACCGAGGCCGAACTCGCACGAGCCCGCGAGATCGTCGACCGCGTCGGCTCCGCCGAGGCCGACCGCGCAGGCACAGTCGTGCTTGAGGACGGGAGCTTCCTGGATGCGGCGATGCTCCGTGGTGCGCTCCGCGTGCATGGATCGACGGGTCGGGGTTAG